Proteins encoded within one genomic window of Episyrphus balteatus chromosome 1, idEpiBalt1.1, whole genome shotgun sequence:
- the LOC129921113 gene encoding uncharacterized protein LOC129921113 — protein MDESRPVNTPSDTNSKLPSGKGHTEERQFEKPYRQLIGSLMYLAIATRLDSSFTVNRLAQFNESYQDVHWSAAKRVLRYLRETENYELTYTKDNLGLRGYSDADHANDESDRVSYTGYVFILSGAAITWRSQKQRSVAISSTEAEYVALSETSREATYLLNLMTEMNLPELTKISIGTDNQGAKHIAENSVCHSRTKHIATRYHFVRQVLKDGKVTVIYTPTDMMPADVFTKPLPGPAHYRCMKDIGVIVC, from the coding sequence ATGGACGAGTCGAGGCCAGTAAACACACCGAGCGACACTAACTCGAAATTACCTTCTGGTAAGGGTCACACTGAAGAACGTCAATTCGAAAAGCCCTATCGTCAACTCATAGGATCGCTTATGTATCTGGCGATTGCAACCCGGCTAGACTCATCATTCACCGTGAATCGTTTGGCGCAGTTCAACGAGAGTTATCAAGACGTACACTGGTCAGCTGCAAAGCGTGTTCTTCGTTACTTACGAGAAACAGAAAACTACGAACTCACCTACACCAAGGACAATTTGGGTCTTCGAGGGTACTCAGATGCAGATCATGCGAATGACGAGAGCGATAGAGTGTCATACACTGGGTACGTATTTATACTCAGCGGAGCTGCGATTACCTGGCGCTCGCAAAAACAAAGGTCGGTAGCTATTTCTAGTACCGAGGCGGAATATGTAGCTCTGTCTGAAACATCAAGAGAAGCTACATATCTTCTAAATCTAATGACGGAGATGAATTTGCCTGAACTAACCAAAATAAGTATAGGAACTGACAATCAAGGCGCAAAACATATAGCCGAGAATTCAGTGTGTCATTCGCGCACTAAACACATTGCGACTCGATACCATTTTGTGCGGCAGGTGTTGAAAGATGGAAAGGTAACTGTAATCTACACTCCAACAGATATGATGCCGGCGGATGTGTTCACCAAACCGCTTCCTGGACCAGCACACTACAGATGCATGAAGGACATCGGCGTAATAGTTTGCTAA
- the LOC129921122 gene encoding uncharacterized protein LOC129921122 has protein sequence MLAEEGNFNKEPKSYCEALKSPESMEWLSAMKEELSSLEENRTWELVERPKNLKTVQNRWVFRVKNATNGEKPRYKARLVAKGYVQQKGIDYNETFGPVARYDTVRMLLALAASR, from the coding sequence ATGTTGGCAGAAGAAGGTAATTTCAACAAAGAACCAAAGTCTTACTGTGAAGCCTTAAAGTCCCCAGAAAGTATGGAATGGCTTTCAGCAATGAAAGAAGAATTATCATCTTTAGAAGAAAATCGAACTTGGGAACTTGTAGAAAGACCCAAAAACTTGAAAACTGTTCAAAATCGATGGGTCTTCCGTGTGAAAAATGCAACAAACGGTGAGAAACCTCGATACAAAGCACGACTTGTTGCAAAAGGGTATGTTCAACAAAAAGGTATTGATTACAATGAAACTTTTGGTCCTGTAGCACGTTACGACACAGTCCGCATGCTTTTAGCTTTAGCTGCATCGAGATGA